The following coding sequences lie in one Pelobacter seleniigenes DSM 18267 genomic window:
- a CDS encoding 3-deoxy-D-manno-octulosonic acid transferase encodes MVYLLYNFILLLSSLFLVPYYLVHGLRYGKSRRGIRERLGYFTAEFQSKVQGRRIIWLHAVSVGETRAAIPLIRELRKDYPDFLILVSNVTETGHSIACEVPGIDHCIFFPFDFSWTVRKVFQLIAPELVIIVETEIWPNFTRQAKRLGIPLILVNGRLSDRSYPRYRFARFLLRPVLDCFAAFCMQSQTDAERIVSLGVECAKVENTGNMKFDHELKNHSDDVVAQRKDSYRIPEQAAVIVAGSTHDGEEQLLLESFQRISQRVSRELRLVIIPRHPERKKEVLNLFRGTGLQGRLRTELKTDDALLNGDEVLVVDTLGEVLDFYSIADIVFVGGSFVPIGGHNLLEASLLAKPVLFGQHVHNFKEISKKLVRAGAGVKVNGLQEFEDQCVLMLNDPARCQAMGEAGRALIVENSGATARTMRHIRAAIG; translated from the coding sequence GGGGTATTCGCGAACGACTGGGATATTTTACTGCGGAATTTCAGAGCAAGGTCCAAGGCCGGCGGATTATCTGGCTTCATGCGGTATCGGTTGGAGAAACCCGCGCAGCTATCCCCCTGATAAGAGAGCTGCGGAAGGATTATCCCGATTTTCTGATTCTGGTCAGCAATGTGACGGAGACCGGTCATTCCATAGCTTGTGAAGTGCCGGGGATTGATCATTGTATTTTTTTCCCGTTCGATTTCTCTTGGACTGTCCGCAAGGTTTTTCAGCTGATTGCTCCTGAGCTGGTTATCATTGTCGAGACGGAGATCTGGCCGAATTTTACCCGCCAGGCAAAAAGACTTGGTATCCCGCTGATCCTGGTTAACGGTCGGCTCTCAGATCGTTCTTATCCGCGCTATCGGTTTGCCCGCTTCCTGTTGAGACCGGTTCTTGATTGTTTTGCAGCATTCTGTATGCAGTCACAGACCGATGCGGAGCGAATTGTCTCCCTCGGGGTTGAGTGTGCAAAGGTCGAAAATACCGGGAATATGAAGTTTGATCACGAGCTGAAAAATCATTCAGACGATGTGGTTGCCCAAAGAAAGGATTCCTATCGGATTCCCGAGCAGGCGGCTGTTATCGTCGCCGGAAGTACGCATGACGGAGAAGAACAGCTTTTGCTGGAGTCCTTCCAGCGGATTTCTCAACGAGTCAGCAGAGAGCTTCGCCTGGTGATTATCCCTCGTCATCCCGAACGGAAAAAAGAGGTCTTGAATCTATTCCGCGGTACGGGGTTGCAAGGACGTCTACGGACTGAATTGAAGACCGATGATGCGTTGCTGAATGGCGACGAGGTCCTGGTGGTCGATACTCTTGGAGAGGTGCTCGATTTTTACAGCATTGCTGACATTGTCTTTGTCGGGGGCAGTTTCGTCCCTATCGGCGGGCATAATCTATTGGAAGCCTCGTTGCTGGCCAAGCCGGTTTTGTTTGGCCAGCATGTGCATAACTTTAAAGAAATCTCCAAAAAATTGGTGCGGGCCGGGGCCGGGGTCAAAGTTAACGGGCTGCAGGAATTTGAAGATCAGTGTGTCCTGATGCTGAATGACCCAGCTCGTTGCCAGGCGATGGGTGAGGCCGGTCGCGCGCTGATTGTTGAAAATTCAGGGGCGACTGCGAGGACCATGCGCCACATCCGTGCGGCAATAGGTTGA
- the lpxK gene encoding tetraacyldisaccharide 4'-kinase, with protein MAELHKRLVLNGPKTTGEALLFFMLIPVSILYGGVSRIRNICYDCGLLPVYRGRIPVVSVGNLAAGGTGKTPAVDWLVKQFAKQGKKAAILSRGYGGSLTAAAGIVARGDGRLELDAETAGDEPCLLAKRNPHNPVVVARKRKNGIRLIEKSFDVDVIVLDDGFQHRAVARDFDLVLLDDANPLGNGFPLPAGNLREFPRGLKRADYLLLTRSAATGKASFCGIPAVRARYRLAENALTLNGEFKSLTELSGLKLVAFAGIAHPESFFSALESVSQLSLVGKVDLPDHAHYDQNFIRRIHEAGRDADAFITTEKDAVKLAPDMFERPCYQVPLVLDMEQENDLVDLICSRIWR; from the coding sequence TTGGCAGAGCTACACAAGCGCCTGGTCCTGAACGGACCGAAAACAACAGGAGAAGCCCTGTTGTTTTTTATGCTGATTCCGGTGTCTATCCTCTATGGCGGGGTCAGCCGGATTAGGAATATCTGTTATGATTGTGGTCTGCTTCCTGTTTATCGAGGGCGGATACCGGTCGTTTCAGTCGGTAATCTTGCAGCGGGAGGAACCGGCAAAACGCCGGCGGTCGACTGGCTGGTCAAACAGTTTGCAAAGCAAGGGAAAAAAGCTGCAATTCTCAGCCGGGGTTATGGCGGGTCGCTGACCGCAGCCGCAGGAATTGTTGCCCGCGGAGACGGACGGCTCGAACTGGATGCGGAGACTGCAGGGGATGAACCCTGCCTGTTGGCGAAGAGAAATCCACATAACCCGGTGGTGGTGGCCAGAAAACGGAAAAACGGTATCCGGTTGATCGAAAAATCATTCGATGTCGATGTCATCGTTCTTGACGACGGGTTTCAACATCGCGCTGTGGCGCGTGACTTTGATCTGGTCCTGCTTGATGATGCGAATCCCCTTGGGAACGGCTTCCCTTTGCCCGCTGGAAACCTGCGGGAATTCCCACGCGGACTCAAGCGGGCCGATTATCTTCTGCTGACTCGGTCTGCTGCAACGGGGAAGGCGAGTTTTTGTGGCATTCCAGCAGTTCGAGCCCGTTATCGGTTGGCTGAGAATGCTCTGACTTTAAACGGAGAATTTAAAAGCCTGACTGAACTGAGTGGCCTCAAGCTGGTTGCCTTTGCCGGCATCGCCCATCCGGAAAGTTTTTTCTCCGCTTTGGAATCAGTGAGCCAATTGTCCTTAGTGGGCAAGGTTGATTTGCCCGACCATGCCCACTATGACCAGAATTTTATACGGCGGATTCATGAAGCTGGCCGGGATGCCGATGCGTTCATCACCACTGAAAAGGATGCCGTCAAGCTGGCTCCGGACATGTTTGAACGTCCCTGTTATCAAGTTCCGCTGGTGTTGGACATGGAGCAGGAAAATGACTTGGTTGACCTGATATGCTCACGGATATGGAGATGA
- a CDS encoding Trm112 family protein, protein MPINDALLEILACPKCKGSLTQDLNKVGLVCENCQLRYPIRDDIPVMLIDEAEQL, encoded by the coding sequence ATGCCGATAAATGATGCTCTTCTGGAAATCCTTGCCTGTCCTAAATGCAAGGGATCGCTAACCCAAGATCTCAATAAGGTCGGGCTTGTTTGCGAGAACTGTCAATTACGCTACCCGATACGTGATGATATCCCGGTGATGTTGATTGATGAAGCAGAGCAGCTTTAA
- a CDS encoding ELM1/GtrOC1 family putative glycosyltransferase has translation MKQSSFNPAELAGSRVLILSDGKPGHFNQTVAFARHLGCSYDVVSVALRSRALKWLSYLLDNCGIHRSWLFSATVPEQQYSAVVSAGSGTYYANKTIARQLGCPAVAIMYPRGYRLDFDLIVAQEHDRPPEKANILSIPVNLSYAEPKGVVTPAPGERYIAFIIGGDSSRGRLEARPLEQQIKCILELFPEHRVWLTTSRRTPAAVDKMLRQFDYTRAVFYSEEQVNPIADFLAYSEYVFLTADSSSMISEAVCSGAAAVEILPLLAGRRERGKLSFLIERLEQLGSLHVFDGRVGAADRKIHQADILNGIAK, from the coding sequence ATGAAGCAGAGCAGCTTTAACCCCGCTGAGTTAGCAGGGAGCAGGGTCCTGATCCTCAGCGACGGGAAACCTGGACATTTTAACCAGACGGTAGCTTTTGCCCGACATCTCGGCTGCAGCTATGATGTGGTTTCGGTGGCCTTGAGATCAAGGGCCTTGAAATGGCTGAGTTATCTTTTGGACAATTGTGGGATACATCGGTCCTGGCTGTTTTCTGCGACGGTGCCTGAACAGCAATATTCTGCCGTGGTGTCGGCTGGCTCCGGAACTTACTATGCCAACAAGACAATAGCCCGGCAGCTCGGCTGTCCGGCGGTTGCCATCATGTATCCACGGGGGTATCGGTTGGATTTTGATTTGATCGTTGCCCAGGAGCACGATCGGCCGCCAGAGAAAGCCAATATCTTGAGCATACCGGTCAATCTTTCCTACGCTGAGCCGAAAGGGGTGGTTACTCCTGCTCCGGGGGAACGCTATATTGCGTTTATCATCGGCGGCGACAGTTCCCGGGGACGGCTGGAGGCAAGGCCTCTCGAACAACAGATCAAATGTATTCTCGAGCTGTTCCCGGAACATAGGGTCTGGCTCACCACCTCAAGGCGAACGCCAGCGGCCGTCGATAAAATGTTGCGACAATTCGATTATACCAGAGCGGTGTTTTACTCGGAAGAGCAGGTGAATCCGATTGCCGATTTCCTGGCTTACAGTGAGTATGTGTTTTTAACCGCCGACTCCAGTTCAATGATCAGTGAGGCGGTTTGTTCTGGAGCGGCTGCGGTGGAAATTCTGCCTTTGCTGGCAGGACGTCGGGAAAGAGGGAAGTTGAGTTTTCTTATTGAAAGATTAGAGCAATTGGGAAGTCTGCATGTCTTTGATGGCCGGGTCGGTGCAGCTGATCGAAAAATTCACCAGGCGGATATCCTGAACGGCATTGCCAAATGA
- a CDS encoding glycosyltransferase family 4 protein has protein sequence MQLLPELNEGGVERGVVELNRELVKRGIDSVVMSAGGKLAGTIEKDGGRHIIFDLCSKNPLTAMTRVRRLREILNSVQPDILHARSRVPAWLTVFANRKLQIPFVTTVHGYNSVNAYSRVMTYGDMVICVSTGIKAYIQQHYSISDDKMTVIHRGVDPELFNPSRVNMSWLELFQKEHCLSNKYIVTSVGRITELKDYETFIHAVKDAAEAIPNICGLIVGGVRHDKQAYFERLKKLVAELGAEEQIVFAGSQSEIAAIYALSNALVSCSKKPESFGRTLIEAMAMNTPVIATRHGGALDIIEEGKNGFLFEPGNVAELAEALKRQKELPSDGLREYVLSRFSLAQMVEKTVAVYVQLLKKISSER, from the coding sequence ATGCAGTTGTTACCTGAACTCAACGAAGGCGGGGTCGAGCGCGGCGTGGTCGAGCTCAACCGCGAACTGGTCAAGCGGGGAATTGACAGCGTCGTCATGAGTGCAGGAGGAAAGCTGGCAGGAACAATTGAAAAAGATGGCGGTCGGCATATCATCTTTGATCTGTGCAGCAAAAATCCACTGACCGCAATGACTCGAGTGCGGCGACTGCGCGAAATCCTGAACTCTGTTCAGCCCGATATCCTCCATGCCCGCAGTCGCGTACCGGCCTGGCTAACGGTCTTTGCCAACCGCAAGCTGCAGATTCCTTTTGTTACGACAGTCCATGGTTACAACAGCGTCAATGCCTATAGCCGGGTCATGACTTACGGGGATATGGTAATCTGCGTCAGTACCGGAATAAAAGCCTATATTCAGCAACACTATTCAATTTCCGATGACAAAATGACAGTGATTCATCGCGGCGTTGATCCGGAGCTATTCAATCCTTCCAGGGTGAACATGTCGTGGTTGGAATTGTTTCAGAAAGAGCATTGTCTTAGCAACAAGTATATCGTAACCTCGGTCGGCCGAATCACGGAGCTAAAGGATTACGAAACCTTTATCCACGCGGTAAAAGATGCTGCTGAGGCAATCCCCAATATTTGCGGGTTGATTGTCGGTGGGGTTCGGCACGACAAACAAGCCTATTTCGAGCGGCTAAAGAAACTAGTTGCCGAGCTGGGTGCTGAGGAGCAGATTGTTTTTGCCGGCAGCCAGAGCGAGATAGCGGCTATTTATGCGCTGAGTAATGCGCTGGTTTCGTGCTCCAAAAAGCCAGAAAGCTTCGGGCGCACCCTGATTGAAGCCATGGCTATGAACACTCCGGTTATTGCTACCCGGCACGGCGGTGCGCTGGATATCATCGAAGAAGGAAAAAATGGTTTCCTGTTCGAACCGGGCAATGTGGCCGAGTTGGCCGAAGCGCTGAAGCGACAGAAAGAGTTGCCCAGCGATGGTTTACGGGAATATGTCCTCAGCCGTTTTTCGCTGGCACAGATGGTTGAGAAAACGGTCGCAGTCTATGTCCAGTTGTTAAAAAAAATATCTTCGGAGCGGTAA
- a CDS encoding glycosyltransferase family 2 protein, translating to MNSSKKNTPKLNILCYRWGTKYGVEYVNTLFAMVRRHLSIEHTFHCITDCTEGLQDGIVAHLLPVTGVTGIWQKLMTFQDNFLGLQGQWVVSLDLDIVVVGSLDFLVEQPEHDFLIARNWSKDAKAGTGARGSGSVYRLKVGSHAFIWEKLIKNFDGAVNRYHGKNRDVGEQNWLNAHIEKFHYFSEGKVVSFKRHCHAKGHKFLGINTAKIGKAVPPVEAAVVSFHGDPLPPDVMYSHYGVWRHAPFVKQNWRPSRNELLHFGIVIPTYNRPDDLREALESLLAQSYPHWVAVIVNDASTADYSGIEKSYTDDRFIFISKDHNGGINAARNVGIDYLTGRGIDFVSFLDDDDIFAPDFLENSISVIRQHPEYDWFMSNNYGERKTSQRDIESIKVIDWIDDYIYGKLRGDKAHLFAMPLLSGIRLDERFRASNRWRFFIDLNERTPILAYPNASIRKRYQDGGITKGVKGKYKGPKTMLEIRSRFEKHAYVISRRPFTFSAYKYLLLELLKTPKRLVMLFMQ from the coding sequence ATGAACTCATCAAAAAAGAACACCCCCAAACTGAATATCCTCTGTTATCGCTGGGGAACAAAATATGGTGTTGAGTATGTGAATACGCTTTTTGCGATGGTGCGGAGGCATCTCTCTATAGAGCATACTTTTCATTGCATTACTGACTGTACTGAGGGGCTTCAGGATGGGATTGTCGCTCATCTTCTGCCTGTCACCGGAGTTACCGGAATATGGCAAAAGCTCATGACCTTTCAAGACAATTTTCTTGGTTTACAAGGTCAATGGGTTGTCAGTCTGGATCTAGATATTGTTGTTGTGGGGAGCCTGGATTTCCTTGTCGAGCAGCCAGAACACGATTTTTTGATAGCACGGAACTGGAGTAAAGATGCCAAAGCAGGAACCGGAGCCAGAGGGAGTGGCTCGGTATATCGATTAAAAGTCGGCTCACATGCCTTCATCTGGGAAAAACTGATCAAGAATTTTGACGGTGCGGTTAATCGTTATCACGGTAAAAATAGAGACGTTGGTGAACAGAATTGGTTGAATGCCCACATTGAAAAATTTCACTATTTTAGCGAAGGAAAGGTCGTTTCTTTTAAACGCCACTGCCACGCTAAAGGTCATAAGTTTTTGGGGATCAATACTGCTAAAATAGGCAAAGCGGTCCCTCCGGTTGAGGCTGCAGTGGTGTCGTTTCATGGAGATCCGTTGCCGCCAGATGTCATGTACTCACACTATGGGGTTTGGCGACATGCTCCATTTGTCAAACAGAACTGGCGCCCCTCCAGGAATGAGTTGTTGCATTTTGGCATTGTCATTCCAACATATAACCGTCCGGATGACCTCAGGGAGGCTCTGGAGTCATTGTTGGCACAAAGTTATCCTCATTGGGTTGCGGTCATTGTCAATGATGCATCAACGGCTGATTATTCTGGTATTGAAAAAAGCTATACAGATGACCGATTCATCTTTATCAGTAAAGATCACAATGGGGGAATTAATGCTGCCAGAAATGTCGGTATTGACTACCTGACGGGACGAGGAATCGATTTTGTATCTTTTTTGGATGACGATGATATCTTTGCTCCTGACTTTTTGGAAAATTCAATTTCGGTCATCAGGCAACATCCTGAATACGACTGGTTTATGTCCAATAATTACGGGGAGCGAAAGACATCACAACGCGACATTGAAAGTATAAAAGTGATCGATTGGATTGATGATTACATTTACGGGAAATTGCGAGGCGATAAGGCTCACTTGTTCGCTATGCCACTGCTAAGCGGCATTCGTCTGGATGAGCGTTTTCGCGCATCCAATAGATGGCGTTTTTTTATCGATTTGAATGAGAGAACTCCGATACTGGCATACCCCAATGCTTCTATTCGCAAGCGTTATCAGGACGGTGGAATTACCAAAGGAGTAAAGGGCAAGTACAAGGGCCCAAAAACAATGCTTGAAATTCGATCCCGCTTTGAGAAACATGCTTATGTTATTAGTCGTCGGCCATTTACTTTTTCCGCGTATAAATATCTCTTACTGGAGTTGCTGAAAACTCCTAAGCGCTTGGTGATGCTTTTTATGCAATAG
- a CDS encoding glycosyltransferase encodes MKNKIKVVQALLTLGEGGAQTYFEKMVYAFQDDPEIDQRVITVSLSNRLKRFDNAGINYLATGNFRSDKAPHRFVQSLFAKYNDRRRIKRYLDDFQPEVIVSYHNTAPEIIHYPSAVHIARMGHGNSKRTYANCDFIVVNQPTLRHQILAKGWSKQRIEVISNFAEFPEALQSSGDMPELPSGARVLLTLGRLHPAKAQDTLIEAMALLPENTCLLIAGAGRLEKQLKLLVESLNLSQRVFFLGLRRDVPALLQMADVVLLPSRYEPLGNVILEAWQARKPIIAANSDGPRWLIENGKNGLLFNIDEVKSCADQIKYLLDMPNSQLQEMLDAGSEKLQEYFSKEVIVGQYKALFRKLINSRLK; translated from the coding sequence ATGAAAAATAAAATTAAAGTAGTGCAGGCTTTATTAACTTTAGGTGAGGGGGGAGCTCAAACTTATTTTGAAAAAATGGTTTACGCTTTCCAGGACGATCCCGAAATAGATCAGCGTGTAATAACTGTATCATTATCAAACCGTTTGAAACGATTTGATAATGCGGGAATCAACTATCTCGCGACAGGAAACTTCCGTTCAGATAAAGCGCCTCATCGTTTTGTCCAGTCACTGTTTGCCAAATATAATGATCGGCGGAGAATTAAACGCTATCTTGATGATTTCCAGCCAGAGGTTATTGTGAGTTATCACAATACTGCACCAGAAATTATTCACTATCCTTCAGCAGTCCATATCGCAAGGATGGGGCACGGAAACTCGAAGAGAACCTATGCGAATTGTGATTTTATTGTTGTGAATCAGCCAACACTGCGGCATCAGATTCTAGCCAAGGGCTGGTCCAAACAACGTATTGAGGTGATTTCAAATTTTGCGGAATTTCCGGAGGCATTACAATCTTCAGGGGATATGCCCGAGTTACCATCTGGAGCCAGAGTCTTGCTGACTCTTGGCCGTCTTCATCCCGCCAAAGCGCAGGATACTCTGATCGAGGCGATGGCGCTCTTACCGGAAAATACCTGCTTGTTGATTGCCGGGGCCGGGCGGTTGGAAAAACAACTTAAATTGTTGGTGGAATCTCTGAATCTGTCGCAAAGAGTATTTTTTCTCGGATTGCGGCGTGACGTACCTGCTTTGCTACAAATGGCCGATGTCGTATTACTACCTAGCCGTTACGAGCCCTTGGGCAATGTGATTTTAGAAGCATGGCAAGCCCGTAAACCGATAATCGCCGCCAATAGCGATGGTCCACGTTGGTTGATAGAGAATGGAAAAAACGGACTTTTATTCAATATAGATGAAGTGAAGTCCTGTGCAGATCAGATTAAGTATCTACTGGATATGCCTAACTCTCAGTTGCAGGAGATGCTGGACGCTGGTTCAGAAAAGTTGCAGGAGTATTTCTCTAAAGAAGTGATTGTTGGGCAATACAAAGCTCTTTTTAGAAAACTTATAAATTCTCGTCTTAAATAA
- a CDS encoding putative nucleotide-diphospho-sugar transferase encodes MKFYKKLNKKVKKVSCQVFTLRGQLIDCFFIEFQKFLNIFKKKRPNYFIVCGFSERDKLHLVKMMKEIFKDDKDYLFFSGSSALETKRILNKNIISNSEIDIIEFEKISTLFGSSRCLKIICLVRDPRDLISSFHPSTPGQFFQGYDYRFFLKDNIKSYTDPGISTIYNCIKSIENNNEAIIKIKNENLNESLEKEITKLANFIDFDFSGGREKFDEIFSGLDIPEEKFKKQKIVSDAPSWVQDERLIRVVRQIKLCGAIEAIACSLGYLSLDEILDEYGITVPSLTINYGTIVLFYTDDDLYKNEAERCIKYIEKLGLKYDATVIPKKSQWVENCAMKSKILLDARKRLRGPILYVDVDAVIHKDPWPYLSQYEGDLAVYFHSNGELMSGTILINDTQKAMCLLEEWVASQDSSPLEWDQRVLEELISSYEKNDNSGTRKINIQRLPPSFCYVFDKLYSSFYGEIFIEHLQASRQVKRPLGSGSVRRENRILEIHENAGSDGS; translated from the coding sequence ATGAAATTTTATAAAAAATTAAACAAGAAAGTCAAAAAGGTTTCTTGTCAGGTTTTCACTTTGAGGGGACAATTGATAGATTGTTTTTTTATAGAATTTCAAAAATTTTTAAATATTTTTAAAAAAAAGAGGCCAAATTATTTTATTGTTTGTGGGTTTTCAGAAAGAGATAAGCTTCATCTTGTAAAGATGATGAAAGAAATTTTTAAAGATGATAAAGATTATCTTTTTTTCTCTGGATCCTCTGCGTTAGAAACAAAGAGGATTTTAAATAAAAATATAATATCAAATTCTGAAATCGATATTATTGAGTTTGAAAAAATTTCAACTTTATTTGGTTCATCTCGTTGTCTTAAAATTATTTGTTTGGTCAGAGATCCTCGCGATTTAATATCCTCATTTCATCCATCAACACCTGGACAATTTTTCCAAGGATATGACTATCGGTTTTTTTTAAAGGATAATATTAAAAGCTATACTGATCCAGGGATATCGACTATTTATAATTGCATAAAATCAATTGAAAATAACAATGAAGCTATTATTAAAATTAAAAATGAAAATTTAAACGAATCCCTGGAAAAAGAAATAACGAAGTTAGCTAATTTTATAGATTTTGATTTTTCTGGTGGTAGGGAGAAATTTGATGAAATATTTTCTGGTTTAGATATCCCTGAAGAGAAGTTTAAAAAACAGAAAATAGTCTCTGATGCACCGTCATGGGTACAAGATGAAAGGCTTATTCGTGTTGTTAGACAAATTAAATTATGCGGTGCTATTGAAGCAATAGCTTGTTCTCTTGGTTATCTCTCTTTGGATGAGATTCTAGATGAATATGGGATAACTGTTCCTTCCTTAACTATTAACTATGGCACGATCGTTTTATTTTATACTGATGATGATTTATATAAAAATGAAGCAGAGCGATGTATAAAATATATAGAAAAACTAGGTTTGAAATATGATGCAACAGTGATTCCTAAGAAGAGTCAGTGGGTCGAAAATTGTGCTATGAAATCCAAGATCCTTTTAGATGCGAGAAAACGTTTAAGAGGGCCGATTCTCTACGTTGATGTAGATGCTGTGATCCATAAGGATCCGTGGCCGTATTTGTCCCAATATGAGGGTGATTTAGCTGTCTATTTTCATTCAAATGGGGAGCTGATGTCCGGAACGATTCTTATTAATGATACGCAAAAAGCAATGTGCCTGCTCGAAGAGTGGGTGGCCTCGCAGGATAGCAGTCCTTTGGAGTGGGACCAGAGAGTTTTGGAAGAATTAATATCTTCCTATGAAAAAAATGATAATTCAGGGACAAGGAAGATCAATATCCAAAGGCTTCCTCCTAGTTTTTGTTATGTTTTTGATAAATTGTACTCATCTTTTTATGGAGAAATATTTATTGAGCATCTTCAGGCAAGTAGACAGGTTAAACGTCCGCTAGGTTCCGGGTCTGTTCGTAGGGAAAACAGAATTTTGGAGATCCATGAGAATGCCGGTAGTGATGGGAGTTGA